The Ochrobactrum sp. BTU1 DNA segment TCAGCGATATTTTCAACAGCCCGCAGCATTTCTACACCAAGGCACTGATCTCCGCTGTCCCCCGACTTGGGAGTATGGCGGATAAAGACGGGCCAGAAAAATTCCCACTTCTTGTTTACGAGGATGACTCGATCACAGCCGGAGGACATTTATGAGCACTATGGCGCATTCCAATCCCGAAAGTACCCCGCTTATTGAAGTTCGTGATCTTGTTACGCGCTTTGACCTAAGGGGCGGAATGCTCGGACGTGTCACAGGCCGGGTTCACGCGGTAGAGAATGCCTCGTTTGATATTTTCGCGGGAGAAACCCTTGCCTTGGTCGGGGAATCCGGTTGTGGGAAGTCAACTGTTGCGCGCAGCATCATGCAACTGGATAAGCCAAAGTCTGGATCGATCCGCTACGCCGGTAACGAGCTAGTTGGAGCGCCGAGGAATGTTTTATCGCGTTTTCGCCGCGAGGCGCAGATGGTGTTTCAAGACCCTTTTTCCTCGCTTAATCCACGGATGACCATTGGTCAGGCCTTAATGGATCCTATGCGAGTTCATCGCGCGGGACATACTGCAGAACTGCGAAAACGAGCAGCCGATTTATTGCAAAAAGTCCATCTCCCGCCTGAGTATCTCGAACGCTATCCACACGCGTTTTCTGGTGGACAACGCCAACGCATCTGCATCGCTCGGGCTCTGGCACTCAATCCAAGGCTAATCATAGCTGACGAGGCAGTCGCTTCGCTTGATGTTACTGTGCAGGCTCAAGTCATCAATCTGCTCATGGACCTTCAACGAGAGATGGGAATTGCGATCCTGTTCATAAGTCACGATATGGCGGTAGTCGAACGTATTGCCCATCGAGTGGCAGTCATGTACTTGGGCGAAATTGTCGAGATTGGAGATCGACGATCTGTCTTCAATAATCCGCAACACCCCTACACACGTAAGCTTCTCTCCACCGTCCCGGTCGCGGATCCAGCTCAACGCCCGTTGGGAAGAGAATTGATGTCTGATGAAATCCCAAGTGCTGTTCGACCTCCCGACTTCGTGCCTATCCACTTGCCGATGACCCAGGTTGGTGCATCTCACTACGTCCGCGAAGCCGTGTAGGTTCCGGAAGGATAGAACTAAAAGCAGTTGGCCTAAGCTATTGGCAAAACGCATTTAATCGAATAGCGGCAACCCCATTGTTGGGGCATCTGAAAGAGGAATGATCCTGTTTCCAGGAATGATTTGAGGAAACATCTATTTTCTACCTATGCCGATAACATTCGTGTTTGCCTGTGACCATTTCTATTCTCCAGGCCAGGCACACGGTATAATCGGTGTGTTCAGGCAAGTCATTAAGCTGATCCTTGGTCAATGAAGTAACAGCATGCACTGTTCCATACACCTCGCGCATGAAGTCCAAATGGAACGCACCCGCGCGGGTTACGGCCGTGTTGTTGGGTTGATGGTAAAATACTGGATCGTTCCTCTTATGGGCATCGCAGCCTGCTTTGTGGGTGCCTATTTTGTCTTCGTCAATCTCCCGGCGACTTTCCTCCCAGACGAGGACCAAGGCGCGTTGTTCGTTGATATCCAGCTCCCCAGCGGTGCATCGCTCGAGCGCACAAGTCAAATCGTCGAAAATGTGCGAACTCTACTCAGCAAAACTGATGGTGTAGAGGATGTCATCACCGTCGCAGGGTTCAGCATTCTGCAATCAACAAGTACTCCGAACGGTGCAATGGCGGTGGCTGCGTTGGCGCCGTGGGAAGAACGCGAGAGTGAAAAGTTACGTCTCAACAACATTATTGCGTCGCTCCGTGCGCAATTCATCGGGGTGCCGGGAGCTGTCATCTCAGTGTTCGCTCCACCAGCAATCTCTGGGATCGGGTCTGTCGGCGGTCTCGACTTTCGACTACAGGCTTTGCAAGGACAAGGGCCCGAGGAAATAGCGCAAGTGACAACATCCATGTTGAGTTATTTCAACCGTCAGAATGAGATCGGTGGGGCAGCTACAACCTTCAATGCGAATGTACCACAAATCTATGTGGATGTAGACCGCGCGCGCGCCGAAGCACTCGGCCTCAGCGTATCGGATGTCTATGCAACCATTGGTGCAAATTTTGGGTCGCGCTACGTTAACGACTTCACGTTGAACGGTCGCGTTTTTCAAGTCAATTTGCAAGCAGACGCGGATTTTCGGGCACATTCTGAAGATATACTGAAGCTGCACGTCAGAAGTCGTGCTGGAGGCTTGGTTCCATTGCGGAGCGTTGTAAGTCTGACAACTGTCTTGGCGCCTTTCGTTATTACACGGTATAATCTCTCTGTCTCGGCACAGGTGAATGCTGTGCCCGCCTCGAATGCAAGCAGTGGCGAGGCGATGAACGCAATGGAACGAGTTGTTGCAGAAAAACTACCCGATGGTTTCGGATACGAATGGTCAGGTCTGTCATTCCAAGAAAATCGTAGCAGCGGCCAAGAGGCTATGATAGTCGGATTGGCATTTCTCTTTGCATACCTATTTTTGGTAGCACAATATGAAAGTTGGGCTCTGCCGCTCGTGGTAATTCTCTCACTTGGTGCTGCGCTGTTGGGAGCTGTGGCTGCGTTGCTCTTTTTTGGGTTGCAAAATAGCCTCTATGTCCAGATTGCCCTCGTCTTGCTGATTGGCCTCGCCGCAAAGAATGCAATTCTGATTGTCGAGTTCGCTAAAGAAAAAAGAGAGGGTGGCCTTAGCGCGAGTGATGCTGCTCGTGTCGGCGCCGAGCAGCGTTTTCGCGCCGTGATGATGACTGCAGTTTCGTTTATTCTCGGTATTCTTCCTCTCATCCTTTCGTCTGGGGCGGGGGCTGGGGCTAGGCAAGCGGTTGGCGTTACGATTTTTGGCGGGATGGTTGCAGCAACAACGATTGGACTGCTGCTTACACCTGGGATTTACTTCACTATCCAGCGGCTGACAGAGCGTTTGAACAAGGGACAGCGGAGCATCCGATCTCCGCAAGAGTAGCAAAATAAACACTTCGTAACGCATCGGTGGCAGATGTTGGTTGGTTCGGGGCGGAGTGCCATTTACCTCTGCCCTACAAGCAGTAAGTGCTGAATCTTGAAGTGATAACTAAGGTCTAAGGCCGGATTGTTCGTCTCACTGGCAGTAACGCTAAGTTTCTACCCAGTCATCGATCTGAACTAAGAGGTTTCATGAAACCGAAATTAACTCAACAACGGAACTATCGCGATTGGGTGCAACTTGACCGGAAATCGCTGATGTTTGACTGTTAGACATCATGAACCGGTGTTGATATTAGAAACCGCTACAATTTAGCTGGCAAATTCAATTTTGAAACGGCTGCGTGTAAGCAAGAAGAACCACAGAAAGGTCTTCTTCCTTACATTGTATCCACTTGGCGCAGATGCTCATTTCTGAGTTGAAGCGGGGCTCTGAATGCTGGCGGTCGTTAGGGGCTTTTCAATTTTTGTCGATTGGGCACTATGGCTCGGGCAATCGGCCATCGCGAAACTAACTGACAAAGCGAGAGCAGTTAGGGTCAAAAATGTGACTTTCATATCCTTCTCCTCGGTTCAGTGCAGCAAAACATCACGAGAACAAA contains these protein-coding regions:
- a CDS encoding ATP-binding cassette domain-containing protein; translated protein: MSTMAHSNPESTPLIEVRDLVTRFDLRGGMLGRVTGRVHAVENASFDIFAGETLALVGESGCGKSTVARSIMQLDKPKSGSIRYAGNELVGAPRNVLSRFRREAQMVFQDPFSSLNPRMTIGQALMDPMRVHRAGHTAELRKRAADLLQKVHLPPEYLERYPHAFSGGQRQRICIARALALNPRLIIADEAVASLDVTVQAQVINLLMDLQREMGIAILFISHDMAVVERIAHRVAVMYLGEIVEIGDRRSVFNNPQHPYTRKLLSTVPVADPAQRPLGRELMSDEIPSAVRPPDFVPIHLPMTQVGASHYVREAV